One genomic segment of Melospiza georgiana isolate bMelGeo1 chromosome 21, bMelGeo1.pri, whole genome shotgun sequence includes these proteins:
- the LOC131092211 gene encoding myosin-1B isoform X4, with the protein MSTDAEMAIFGEAAPYLRKSEKERIEAQNKPFDAKSSVFVVHAKESYVKSTIQSREPGKITVKTEGGETLTVKEDQIFSMNPPKYDKIEDMAMMTHLHEPAVLYNLKERYAAWMIYTYSGLFCVTVNPYKWLPVYNPEVVLAYRGKKRQEAPPHIFSISDNAYQFMLTDRENQSILITGESGAGKTVNTKRVIQYFATIAASGDKKKEEQTSGKMQGTLEDQIISANPLLEAFGNAKTVRNDNSSRFGKFIRIHFGATGKLASADIETYLLEKSRVTFQLKAERSYHIFYQIMSNRKPELIEMLLITTNPYDYLYVSQGEITVPSINDQEELMATDSAIDILGFSADEKTAIYKLTGAVMHYGNLKFKQKQREEQAEPDGTEVADKAAYLMGLNSADLLKALCYPRVKVGNEYVTKGQTVQQVYNSVGALAKSVFEKMFLWMVVRINQQLDTKQPRQYFIGVLDIAGFEIFDFNSLEQLCINFTNEKLQQFFNHHMFVLEQEEYKKEGIEWEFIDFGMDLAACIELIEKPMGIFSILEEECMFPKATDTSFKNKLYDQHLGKSNNFQKPKPGKGKAEAHFSLVHYAGTVDYNITGWLEKNKDPLNETVVGLYQKSSLKTLALLFASAGGSSGGGGGKKGAKKKGSSFQTVSALFRENLNKLMSNLRSTHPHFVRCLIPNETKTPGAMEHELVLHQLRCNGVLEGIRICRKGFPSRILYADFKQRYKVLNASAIPEGQFIDSKKASEKLLGSIDVDHTQYKFGHTKVFFKAGLLGLLEEMRDEKLAELITRTQAMCRGYLMRVEFKKMMERRESIFCIQYNVRSFMNVKHWPWMKLFFKIKPLLKSAESEKEMANMKEEFEKTKEELAKSEAKRKELEEKMVALVQEKNDLQLQVQAEADGLADAEERCDQLIKTKIQLEAKIKELTERAEEEEEMNAELTAKKRKLEDECSELKKDIDDLELTLAKVEKEKHATENKVKNLTEEMAALDETIAKLTKEKKALQEAHQQTLDDLQAEEDKVNTLTKAKTKLEQQVDDLEGSLEQEKKLRMDLERAKRKLEGDLKMAQDSIMDLENDKQQLDEKLKKKDFEISQIQGKIEDEQALGMQFQKKIKELQARIEELEEEIEAERTSRAKAEKHRADLSRELEEISERLEEAGGATAAQVEMNKKREAEFQKMRRDLEEATLQHEATAAALRKKHADSTAELGEQIDNLQRVKQKLEKEKSEMKMEIDDLASNMESVSKAKANLEKMCRSLEDQLSEIKTKEEEQQRIINDISAQRARLQTESGEFSRQVDEKDALISQLSRGKQAFTQQIEELKRHLEEEIKAKNALAHALQSARHDCDLLREQYEEEQEAKGELQRALSKANSEVAQWRTKYETDAIQRTEELEEAKKKLAQRLQDAEEHVEAVNAKCASLEKTKQRLQNEVEDLMIDVERSNAACAALDKKQKNFDKILAEWKQKYEETQAELEASQKESRSLSTELFKMKNAYEESLDHLETMKRENKNLQQEISDLTEQIAEGGKAIHELEKVKKQIEQEKSEIQAALEEAEASLEHEEGKILRLQLELNQVKAEIDRKIAEKDEEIEQMKRNHQRVVESMQSTLDAEIRSRNEALRLKKKMEGDLNEIEIQLSHANRQAAEAQKNLRNTQGVLKDTQIHLDDALRSQEDLKEQVAMVERRANLLQAEVEELRAALEQTERSRKMAEQELMDASERVQLLHSQNTSLINTKKKLETDISQIQSEMEDTIQEARNAEEKAKKAITDAAMMAEELKKEQDTSAHLERMKKNLDQTVKDLQHRLDEAEQLALKGGKKQIQKLEARVRELEGEVDAEQKRSAEAVKGVRKYERRVKELTYQSEEDRKNVLRLQDLVDKLQTKVKAYKRQAEEAEELSNVNLSKFRKIQHELEEAEERADIAESQVNKLRAKSREISKKAESEE; encoded by the exons ATGTCTACGGATGCGGAGATGGCCATCTTTGGGGAGGCAGCTCCTTACCTCCGAAAGTCAGAGAAGGAGAGAATTGAGGCCCAGAACAAACCTTTTGATGCCAAGTCATCTGTCTTTGTGGTACATGCAAAGGAATCCTATGTGAAGAGCACAATCCAGAGCAGGGAACCAGGAAAAATCACGGTCAAGACTGAAGGGGGAGAG ACCTTGACTGTGAAGGAAGATCAAATCTTCTCCATGAACCCTCCCAAGTATGACAAAATCGAGGACATGGCCATGATGACCCACCTGCACGAACCCGCTGTGCTGTACAACCTCAAAGAGCGTTACGCAGCCTGGATGATCTAC ACCTACTCGGGTCTCTTCTGCGTCACTGTCAACCCCTACAAGTGGCTGCCGGTGTACAACCCCGAGGTGGTGTTGGCCTACCGAGGCAAGAAGCGCCAGGAGGCCCCTCCACACATCTTCTCCATCTCTGACAACGCCTATCAGTTCATGTTGACTG ATCGTGAGAACCAGTCCATCCTGATCAC CGGAGAATCCGGGGCCGGGAAGACTGTGAACACCAAGCGTGTCATCCAGTACTTTGCAACAATTGCAGCCAGTGGAGACAAGAAAAAGGAGGAGCAGACCTCAGGCAAAATGCAG GGGACACTTGAGGATCAAATCATCAGTGCCAACCCACTGCTGGAGGCCTTTGGAAATGCCAAGACCGTGAGGAACGACAACTCCTCACGCTTT ggTAAATTCATCAGAATCCATTTTGGTGCCACAGGCAAACTGGCTTCTGCTGATATTGAAACAT ATCTTCTGGAGAAGTCCAGAGTCACTTTCCAGCTCAAGGCGGAAAGGAGCTACCACATCTTTTATCAGATCATGTCCAACAGGAAGCCAGAGCTGATTG AGATGCTACTGATCACCACCAACCCCTATGACTACCTGTATGTGAGTCAAGGTGAGATCACAGTTCCCAGCATTAACGACCAGGAAGAGCTGATGGCCACTGAT AGTGCCATTGACATCCTGGGCTTCAGTGCTGATGAGAAAACAGCCATCTACAAGCTGACAGGGGCTGTCATGCACTATGGGAACCTGAAATTCAAGCAGAAGCAAcgagaggagcaggcagagcctgatgGCACCGAAG TTGCTGACAAGGCTGCCTACCTGATGGGTCTGAACTCAGCAGACCTGCTCAAGGCCCTCTGCTACCCCCGAGTCAAGGTGGGGAACGAATACGTGACCAAGGGCCAAACTGTGCAGCAG GTATACAACTCAGTGGGTGCCCTGGCTAAATCTGTGTTTGAGAAGATGTTCCTGTGGATGGTTGTTCGTATCAACCAGCAGCTGGACACGAAGCAGCCCAGGCAGTACTTCATTGGTGTCCTGGACATTGCTGGCTTTGAGATCTTTGAT TTCaacagcctggagcagctgtgcatCAACTTCACCAATGAGAAACTGCAACAGTTCTTCAACCACCACATGTtcgtgctggagcaggaggagtaCAAGAAGGAGGGCATTGAATGGGAGTTCATTGACTTTGGCATGGACCTGGCTGCCTGCATTGAGCTCATTGAGAAG CCCATGGGCATCTTCTCCATCCTGGAAGAGGAGTGCATGTTCCCCAAGGCAACTGACACCTCTTTCAAGAACAAGCTCTATGACCAGCACCTGGGCAAGTCCAACAACTTCCAGAAGCCCAAGCCAGGCAAAGGCAAGGCTGAGGCCCACTTCTCCCTGGTGCACTATGCTGGCACAGTGGACTACAACATCACTGGGTGGCTGGAGAAGAACAAGGACCCTCTGAATGAAACTGTTGTGGGGTTGTATCAGAAGTCATCCCTGAAGACCCTGGCCTTGCTCTTTGCCTCTGCTGGTGGG agcagtggtggtggtggtggcaagAAGGGCGCCAAGAAGAAGGGTTCTTCCTTCCAGACTGTCTCAGCTCTCTTCCGG GAAAATTTAAACAAGCTGATGAGCAATTTGAGAAGCACACATCCCCATTTTGTGCGGTGTCTTATTCctaatgaaacaaaaacacCTG GTGCCATGGAGCACGAGCTGGTGCTGCACCAGCTGCGCTGTAACGGCGTGCTGGAAGGGATCAGGATCTGCAGGAAAGGGTTCCCCAGCAGAATCCTCTATGCTGACTTCAAACAGAG ATACAAGGTGCTTAATGCCAGTGCCATCCCTGAGGGACAGTTCATCGATAGCAAGAAGGCTTCTGAGAAGCTCCTTGGGTCAATCGATGTGGATCACACCCAGTATAAATTTGGACACACCAAG GTGTTCTTcaaagctgggctgctggggctcctggaGGAGATGAGGGATGAGAAGCTGGCAGAGCTCATCACCCGCACCCAGGCCATGTGCAGGGGTTACCTGATGAGGGTGGAGTTCAAGAAAATGATGGAGAGGAG GGAGTCCATCTTCTGCATCCAGTACAACGTCCGCTCATTCATGAATGTCAAACACTGGCCATGGATGAAGCTGTTCTTCAAGATCAAGCCCTTGCTAAAGAGTGCAGAGTCTGAGAAAGAAATGGCCAACATGAAGGAAGAGTTTGAGAAAACCAAGGAAGAGCTTGCAAAGTCTGAGGCAAAGcggaaggagctggaggagaaaatGGTGGCCCTGGTGCAGGAGAAAAATGACCTGCAGCTCCAAGTGCAGGCT GAAGCTGATGGTTTGGCCGATGCAGAGGAAAGGTGTGACCAGCTcatcaaaaccaaaatccagCTGGAAGCCAAAATTAAGGAGCTGACAGAGagagcagaagaagaagaagagatgAATGCTGAGCTGACAGCCAAGAAGAGGAAACTGGAAGATGAATGTTCAGAGCTGAAGAAAGATATTGATGACCTTGAGCTAACACTGGCCAAggtggagaaggaaaaacatgCCACTGAAAACAAG GTGAAAAACCTGACAgaggagatggcagctctggaCGAGACCATTGCCAAGCTGACAAAGGAGAAGAAAGCCCTCCAAGAGGCGCATCAGCAGACCCTGGATGAcctgcaggcagaggaagaCAAAGTCAATACTCTGACCAAAGCCAAGACCAAGCTGGAACAGCAAGTGGATGAT CTGGAAGGGTCCCTGGAGCAAGAGAAGAAACTGCGCATGGACCTGGAGAGAGCAAAGAGGAAACTGGAAGGAGACCTGAAGATGGCGCAGGACAGCATCATGGATTTGGAGAATGAtaagcagcagctggatgagAAACTGAAGAA GAAAGACTTTGAAATCAGCCAGATCCAGGGCAAGATCGAGGATGAACAGGCCCTGGGCATGCAATTTCAGAAGAAGAtcaaggagctgcag GCCCGCattgaggagctggaggaggagattGAGGCAGAGCGAACCTCTCGCGCTAAAGCAGAGAAGCATCGCGCTGACCTGtccagggagctggaggagatcAGCGAACGCCTGGAAGAAGCAGGAggggccacagcagctcaggtggAGATGAACAAGAAGCGTGAGGCAGAGTTCCAGAAGATGCGCCGTGACCTGGAAGAGGCCACGCTGCAGCACGAAGCCACGGCTGCCGCCCTGCGCAAGAAGCACGCggacagcacagctgagctgggcgAGCAGATCGACAACCTGCAACGTGTGAAgcagaagctggagaaggagaagagtgAGATGAAGATGGAGATTGATGACTTGGCCAGCAACATGGAGTCTGTGTCCAAAGCCAAG GCAAATCTGGAGAAGATGTGTCGTTCCCTGGAAGATCAACTCAGTGAGATTAAGACAAAGGAGGAGGAACAGCAGCGCATAATTAATGACATTAGTGCTCAAAGAGCTCGACTACAAACAGAATCTG GTGAATTTTCACGCCAGGTAGATGAGAAAGATGCTCTGATTTCTCAACTCTCAAGAGGAAAACAGGCTTTCACCCAACAGATTGAGGAACTGAAGAGGCATCtagaggaagaaataaag GCCAAGAATGCCCTGGCCCACGCCCTGCAGTCTGCTCGCCACGACTGTGACTTGCTCCGGGAGCAAtatgaggaggagcaggaggccaagggggagctgcagagagccctgTCCAAGGCCAACAGTGAAGTGGCCCAGTGGAGAACCAAATACGAGACGGACGCGATTCAGCGCACGGAGGAGCTCGAGGAGGCCAA AAAGAAGCTGGCCCAGCGCTTGCAGGATGCAGAGGAGCATGTTGAGGCTGTCAATGCCAAATGTGCCTCCCTGGAAAAGAcaaagcagaggctgcagaatGAAGTGGAGGACCTGATGATTGACGTGGAGAGATCcaatgctgcctgtgctgctctggataAGAAGCAGAAGAACTTTGACAAG ATCCTGGCAGAATGGAAGCAGAAGTATGAGGAAAcgcaggctgagctggaggcCTCGCAGAAGGAGTCGCGCTCTCTGAGCACGGAGCTGTTCAAGATGAAGAATGCCTATGAGGAGTCCTTGGACCACCTGGAAACAATGAAGCGGGAGAACAAGAACTTGCAGC AGGAGATTTCCGACCTCACGGAGCAGATTGCGGAGGGAGGAAAGGCGATTCATGAGCTGGAGAAAGTGAAGAAGCAGATTGAGCAGGAGAAATCTGAaatccaggctgctctggaggaAGCTGAG GCCTCCCTGGAACATGAGGAGGGGAAGATCTTGCGCCTGCAGCTTGAACTCAACCAGGTGAAGGCAGAGATTGACAGGAAGATAGCAGAGAAAGATGAGGAGATCGAACAAATGAAGAGAAACCACCAGAGGGTTGTGGAGTCCATGCAGAGCACCCTGGACGCTGAgatcaggagcaggaatgaaGCCCTGAGGCTGAAGAAGAAGATGGAGGGAGACCTGAACGAAATAGAAATCCAGCTGAGCCATGCCAACCgccaggctgcagaggcacagaAGAACCTGAGGAACACTCAGGGAGTGCTCAAG GACACCCAGATCCATCTGGATGATGCTCTCAGGTCTCAGGAGGACCTGAAGGAGCAGGTGGCCATGGTGGAGCGCAGAGCTAACCTGCTGCAGGCTGAAGTTGAGGAGCTCcgtgcagccctggagcagacAGAGCGGTCGAGGAAAATGGCTGAGCAGGAATTAATGGACGCCAGTGAGCGTGTGCAGCTCctccacagccag AACACCAGTTTGATCAACACCAAGAAGAAGCTGGAAACGGACATTTCTCAAATCCAGAGTGAAATGGAGGATACCATCCAGGAAGCCCGCAATGCTGAGGAGAAGGCCAAGAAGGCCATCACAGAT GCGGCCATGATGGCAGAAGAGCTGAAGAAGGAGCAGGACACCAGTGCCCACCTGGAGAGGATGAAGAAGAACCTGGACCAGACGGTGAAGGACCTGCAGCACCGTCTTGATGAGGCCGAGCAGCTGGCACTGAAGGGAGGGAAGAAGCAGATCCAGAAGCTGGAGGCCAGG GTGCgggagctggaaggggaggTTGATGCTGAGCAGAAGCGCAGCGCTGAAGCCGTGAAGGGTGTGCGCAAGTACGAGCGCAGGGTGAAGGAACTCACCTACCAG TCTGAGGAAGACAGGAAAAACGTTCTCAGGCTGCAGGATCTGGTGGATAAACTGCAAACTAAGGTGAAAGCTTACAAGAGACAAGCTGAGGAGGCT